The window CAGACGATGGCAGACACGCTCCATGTCATCCACGAAATGGGCGGCGTAGAGAACCTCAAGGGCAAGAAGGTCGCGATGACCTGGGCCTATTCACCGTCATACGGCAAGCCGCTCTCAGTGCCCCAGGGAGTCATCGGCCTGATGACGCGCTTCGGCATGGAGGTCGTTCTCGCCCATCCCGAGGGATATGAAGTGATGGAGGATGTCGAAGAGGTGGCGAAGAAAAACGCCGCGGCCTCCGGCGGTTCATTCCGCAAGACCAACAACATGGCCGAGGCCTTTGAAGGCGCGGATATCGTCTATCCCAAGAGCTGGGCGCCATTCAAGGCGATGGAAAAGCGCACCAACCTCTACGGAGCGGGGGATTTCGACGGCATCAAGACTCTTGAGAAGGAGCTCCTCACGCAGAACGCGAACCATAAGGACTGGGAATGCACCGAAGAGATGATGAAGAAGACCAGGAACGGCAAGGCGCTCTACCTCCACTGCCTGCCCGCCGACATCACCGGCGTGAGCTGCAAAGAGGGCGAAGTGGCAGGCTCGGTATTTGACCGTTACCGCGTGCCGCTCTACAAAGAGGCCAGCTTCAAACCCTACATCATCGCCGCGATGATCTTCCTCAGCAAGATGAAAGATCCGCAGGCCGCGCTCGCCGCTCTCGAAGCAGGCAGACGCGCCCGCCTTATGAAATAAAAAAACAGATCCTTCCTCAAGAGGCAGGCGGCCTTCGCGAAATGCGGGGCTGCCTGCCTCTTTTGTTTCGCCTTTAGCCAAAAACGACGAAAAACAATTATATTTTATAAAACAACGTTACAAAGAGGAAGAATAGATACAATGAGAGATATCGGCCTCCGGTCACTGTTGCCGCTGTGCTCACTGAAAAGCAAGAGATTTGCGGAAAAGTGTTTTGACACGGTGTGCAGAGACCGTTCGCCCTTTGATGTGGAAGAGGGAGAAGTGCAAAATATGGAGGATCGTACCCAACGGCGAGTTTTGGCGCGTGCAGGAATCCGTGACAAAGCAGATGATCTTTGATCCCTCGGATTCCCACTACATTGAAAATATCCCTAAAGCCCGAACTCTTTTCTGATACGCTCCGCGCGGAATTCCGCGCCAAAACCGCCGTAGAGTTTGACGGCCGCGCGGGCGTAGTCCTCCCACGGCCGGTCAAGGCAGCCGTTCACCGCGGCGGATGACTGCGCCGCAAGCCTGCCGACCCAGCCCTTTGCCATATACTGCGCGGCACACCAGCTCTTTTTGCCGATCGCGGAGAGAAAGTCGGCCTTTTTCAGAGAGGCCGCCGCCTCGTCAAAATCTCCGCGCCGCGCGTCGCAGATCGCTTTAAGGCTGTAGAGAAGCGAGCTGCAGTGGCCGCCCCGCGAGCTCTCAAATAGGGAGACGCCGTCGTCTATATGGCGGGCGGCAAGCTGCCAGTCGCCAAGGTCAATGGCCGTATCCGCTGCGTGGGCGCAGAAATGGCTGCGGCCCCAGA is drawn from Cloacibacillus porcorum and contains these coding sequences:
- the ygeW gene encoding knotted carbamoyltransferase YgeW, with product MSLMEKYIGALNNLNFGDMYNNDFFLTWEKTRDELDAVFTVADALRTLRENNVSSRIFDSGLAISLFRDNSTRTRFSFASASNLLGLEVQDLDEGKSQVAHGETVRETANMISFMADVIGIRDDMYIGKGNAYMHQIVNAVKEGFEDGILEQRPTLVNLQCDIDHPTQTMADTLHVIHEMGGVENLKGKKVAMTWAYSPSYGKPLSVPQGVIGLMTRFGMEVVLAHPEGYEVMEDVEEVAKKNAAASGGSFRKTNNMAEAFEGADIVYPKSWAPFKAMEKRTNLYGAGDFDGIKTLEKELLTQNANHKDWECTEEMMKKTRNGKALYLHCLPADITGVSCKEGEVAGSVFDRYRVPLYKEASFKPYIIAAMIFLSKMKDPQAALAALEAGRRARLMK